One genomic segment of Paenibacillus sp. FSL H8-0332 includes these proteins:
- a CDS encoding response regulator transcription factor produces MSKVLILEDEESIRSFIVINLKRNGFEVLEAADGHEALHKLSTIHDIDIALLDVMVPGIDGFEVCRRIRETNERLGIIFLTAKVQEQDKVYALSVGADDHVSKPFSPTELIARIQSLLRRVNVHREQSAKVSFQSGPFTLDLISKQFKRSGEAIELTPTEFSLVQFFLEKENTPLSRDSLLDHVWGKEYMGDPKIVDVNIRRLRQKIENNPSEPEYLQTVWGHGYKWKGQVQ; encoded by the coding sequence ATGAGTAAAGTACTGATACTGGAGGATGAAGAGTCCATCCGCAGTTTTATTGTCATTAATCTGAAACGCAACGGCTTTGAAGTGCTGGAGGCGGCGGACGGCCATGAGGCGCTGCATAAGCTGAGCACAATCCATGATATCGATATTGCCTTGCTGGATGTTATGGTACCCGGCATCGACGGGTTCGAGGTCTGCAGACGCATCCGTGAGACGAATGAACGGCTGGGCATTATTTTCTTGACGGCCAAGGTACAGGAGCAGGATAAGGTCTATGCGCTGTCCGTGGGAGCAGATGACCATGTCAGCAAGCCGTTCAGTCCAACTGAGCTGATTGCCCGTATCCAGTCGCTGCTGCGCCGGGTCAATGTTCACCGCGAGCAGTCGGCCAAGGTATCGTTCCAATCAGGTCCATTCACCCTGGATCTGATCTCCAAGCAATTCAAGCGGAGCGGGGAAGCGATAGAGCTTACGCCAACGGAATTCTCGCTGGTGCAGTTCTTCCTGGAGAAGGAGAATACGCCGCTCAGCCGTGATTCCCTCCTGGATCATGTCTGGGGCAAGGAATATATGGGTGACCCTAAGATTGTTGACGTCAATATCCGCCGCTTGCGCCAAAAAATCGAAAATAATCCATCGGAGCCTGAATACCTGCAGACAGTATGGGGGCACGGCTACAAATGGAAAGGCCAGGTACAATGA
- a CDS encoding MFS transporter: MPLAQSGRMNYLILIAVIILAGLSQGMLLPVLSILLEQKGVSSSLNGLNAAALYVGSFAMTLIAERVLGAIGFKKLIASGLALVLVSLLLFPLLTGVKVWFVLRLLVGIGDSAVNYAAQLWVLLMTPAEHRGRNLSLYGMSYGLGFSLGPLGISLLRFGQPAPFLITALLFVIVLLIVGFKLKDSRPEAMDHSEGQASRFGRSYRLAWYALIPALLYGYMEASLNSSFPVYGLRIGFSADQIAALLPFAGIGGLLLQLPLGIWSDRHGRKAILIAAGTGGGLAFTLLPLAGDHFLLTLVLLMVAGGLVGSFFSLGLSYAADILPRKLLPAANVVASFHYSLGSIAGPGIGGLLLQFGWGGSVFAVMGGLYIVFGLAGLLFSPRKTI; encoded by the coding sequence ATGCCGCTTGCGCAGAGCGGTAGAATGAATTATTTGATTTTGATTGCTGTGATTATTCTGGCCGGATTGAGTCAGGGGATGCTGCTGCCGGTCTTATCCATTCTGCTGGAGCAAAAAGGCGTTTCGTCCTCGCTGAACGGACTTAACGCAGCTGCCCTGTATGTAGGATCGTTCGCCATGACCCTGATTGCAGAGCGGGTGCTTGGCGCCATCGGCTTCAAGAAGCTGATCGCGTCCGGCCTCGCGCTGGTGCTGGTATCGCTGCTGCTGTTCCCGCTGCTTACAGGTGTGAAGGTCTGGTTCGTGCTCCGCCTGCTTGTCGGGATTGGCGATTCAGCGGTCAACTATGCAGCGCAGCTCTGGGTGCTGCTCATGACACCGGCGGAGCACCGTGGACGGAACCTGTCCCTCTATGGGATGTCCTACGGCCTGGGCTTCAGCCTGGGGCCGCTGGGCATCAGTCTGCTGCGGTTCGGGCAGCCGGCACCGTTCCTGATTACAGCCTTGCTGTTCGTGATCGTGCTGCTGATTGTGGGCTTCAAGCTGAAGGACTCCCGGCCGGAGGCTATGGATCATAGTGAAGGACAGGCGAGCAGGTTCGGCCGGAGCTACCGGCTTGCTTGGTATGCGCTGATCCCGGCGCTGCTATACGGTTACATGGAGGCCAGCCTGAACAGCAGCTTCCCGGTATACGGGCTGCGTATCGGCTTCAGCGCAGACCAGATTGCCGCCTTGCTGCCGTTTGCGGGCATCGGGGGCCTGCTGCTCCAGCTGCCGCTCGGGATATGGAGCGACCGGCACGGCCGTAAGGCCATCCTGATTGCTGCCGGGACAGGGGGAGGCTTGGCCTTCACGCTCCTTCCGCTGGCAGGTGACCATTTCCTGCTGACCCTGGTGCTGCTGATGGTGGCAGGGGGACTAGTCGGCTCCTTTTTCTCGCTAGGGTTAAGCTATGCCGCCGATATCCTTCCGCGTAAGCTGCTTCCGGCTGCCAACGTAGTCGCTTCCTTCCATTATAGTCTGGGAAGTATAGCGGGGCCGGGCATCGGCGGGCTGCTGCTGCAATTCGGCTGGGGCGGCAGCGTGTTTGCCGTGATGGGCGGCCTGTATATCGTATTTGGACTGGCAGGGTTATTATTCTCGCCACGGAAGACGATATGA
- a CDS encoding HAMP domain-containing sensor histidine kinase, producing MIKKGMRRQIVLHYILVVFVALLLVETIFLLSIRTYYYNSIYSKITTHISVAETLVKYEFSGDRSQAQLQKLLKLFNVEFTELEVLTLKGDIITSSTGFQPDRTITTSDVPEAVGGSIGRWVGRQAGTNENVMAVSKMVQITAHDTYVLRYLTSMEGVNSNLLNLTLLSIAIGVAVLTIVLLLSFGLANSIVRPLNNITAVSAQMAKGKFTTRIKGDYRYEIGELASTLNYMADEIVRSNQIKDDFISSISHELRTPLTSIKGWSETLVSGGYDPEETKLGVGIISRESDRLIGLVEEILDFSKLQQNEMKLSMGQVDIKVLLQETLLNIWAKAEKKRIHLLLECEETIFIKGDANRLKQVFLNLVDNAVKFSPEDSSIVLSAERLSGTEMTVTVRDSGIGISEVHLSRVRDRFFQVDALNGGTGLGLAISQQIVELHNGKLEMDSELGKGTQVTVILPLDDSQQGNAHVSNSPIT from the coding sequence ATGATCAAGAAGGGGATGCGCAGACAGATCGTACTGCACTATATTCTGGTAGTCTTTGTAGCGCTTCTCCTGGTCGAGACGATCTTCCTGCTGTCGATCCGCACCTATTATTACAACAGTATCTACAGCAAAATCACCACGCATATCAGTGTGGCTGAGACATTGGTGAAATATGAATTTTCAGGAGACAGGTCACAGGCCCAGCTGCAGAAGCTGCTTAAATTATTCAATGTGGAGTTTACCGAGCTGGAGGTCCTGACGCTTAAAGGCGATATTATTACCAGCTCAACCGGGTTCCAGCCTGACCGGACGATTACCACCAGTGATGTTCCCGAGGCAGTAGGCGGTAGTATCGGACGTTGGGTGGGCCGCCAGGCAGGTACTAATGAGAATGTCATGGCAGTATCCAAAATGGTGCAGATCACCGCTCATGACACTTATGTCTTGCGCTATCTGACGTCGATGGAAGGCGTGAACAGTAATCTGCTCAACCTTACTTTACTCTCCATTGCCATTGGTGTGGCAGTGCTCACCATTGTGCTGCTGCTCAGCTTCGGTCTTGCCAATTCGATTGTGCGTCCGCTCAATAATATTACGGCAGTGTCGGCGCAGATGGCCAAGGGCAAGTTCACGACCCGGATCAAGGGCGATTACCGGTATGAGATCGGGGAACTCGCTTCAACGCTGAACTACATGGCGGATGAAATTGTCCGCAGCAATCAGATCAAGGATGATTTCATCTCCTCGATCTCCCATGAGCTGCGGACCCCGCTGACCAGCATCAAGGGCTGGAGCGAGACCCTGGTCTCCGGAGGCTATGACCCTGAAGAGACGAAGCTTGGCGTCGGAATTATCTCCAGGGAGAGTGACCGGCTGATCGGGCTGGTGGAAGAGATCCTCGACTTCTCCAAGCTGCAGCAGAATGAAATGAAGCTGTCGATGGGGCAGGTGGATATTAAGGTTCTGTTACAGGAGACGCTGCTCAATATCTGGGCCAAGGCCGAGAAGAAACGGATTCATCTGCTGCTGGAATGTGAAGAGACGATCTTCATCAAGGGGGATGCCAACCGCTTGAAGCAGGTCTTCCTCAATCTGGTGGACAATGCGGTGAAGTTCTCGCCCGAGGATTCCAGTATCGTGCTGTCGGCGGAGCGCCTGTCCGGTACAGAGATGACTGTCACCGTCCGTGACAGCGGTATTGGCATCAGCGAAGTGCATCTGTCCAGAGTGCGGGACCGTTTCTTCCAGGTCGATGCTCTTAACGGCGGCACTGGACTGGGTCTGGCGATCTCCCAGCAGATCGTGGAGCTTCATAACGGTAAGCTGGAAATGGACAGCGAGCTGGGCAAGGGCACTCAGGTTACTGTCATTCTGCCGCTTGACGATAGCCAGCAGGGGAATGCTCACGTAAGCAATTCACCAATAACTTGA
- a CDS encoding ATP-binding cassette domain-containing protein — translation MITVEHLAKAVGEDKTPVLQDIGFQLEPGEFVALLGASGSGKSTLLRCLALHEKWDRGNFRVDGQDIMKSPFAGKRKIRREWAYLEQNAELNPNRTALKNVLIGQASQTPLWRMATGMVRSDDYMGAMDQLDLLGLLDKAKLKSGQLSGGERQRVAIARALVHGAKVILADEPVTGLDPKTAENVLETLRNLCKETGLTVLTVLPIELAERYASRLWVLEDGRIKHDVKGRRLTSQERLHL, via the coding sequence ATGATTACAGTTGAACATTTGGCCAAAGCGGTCGGGGAAGATAAAACACCGGTGCTTCAGGATATCGGATTTCAATTAGAACCGGGAGAATTTGTAGCGCTGCTGGGAGCCAGCGGCAGCGGGAAGTCAACGCTGCTGCGCTGCCTGGCCCTGCATGAGAAGTGGGACAGAGGGAATTTCAGGGTAGATGGGCAGGATATTATGAAGAGCCCCTTCGCCGGCAAACGCAAGATCCGGCGGGAATGGGCCTATCTGGAGCAGAACGCGGAGCTGAATCCGAACCGTACTGCACTGAAGAATGTGCTGATCGGACAGGCCTCCCAGACGCCGCTGTGGCGGATGGCTACAGGCATGGTCCGTTCAGATGATTATATGGGGGCGATGGACCAGCTCGATCTGCTGGGTCTGCTGGACAAGGCCAAGCTGAAGTCCGGCCAGCTCAGCGGCGGCGAACGGCAGCGTGTGGCGATTGCCCGGGCATTGGTCCACGGTGCCAAGGTCATCCTGGCGGATGAGCCGGTGACAGGCCTTGACCCCAAGACAGCGGAGAATGTGCTGGAGACCCTCCGCAATCTGTGCAAGGAGACAGGACTTACCGTGCTTACGGTGCTGCCGATCGAGCTGGCTGAGCGTTATGCCAGCCGTCTGTGGGTGCTGGAGGACGGAAGAATCAAGCATGATGTCAAAGGACGCCGGCTGACTTCACAGGAGCGGCTGCATTTGTGA
- a CDS encoding glucose-1-phosphate adenylyltransferase, with protein sequence MSKKECIAMLLAGGEGRRLAPLTTSMAKPAVPFGGQYRIIDFPLSNCVNSKIDTIGVLTQYEAESLHQHIGEGEPWGLHSHSDRGVKLLPSGVEGRDSYTGTADAIYKNIEYIDSQNPEHVLILSGDHIYHMDYRKMLDYHIAKSAKATISVMEVPWEEASRFGVMNVDEDFKISEFAEKPKAPKSNLASMGIYLFEWAYLKAHLVRDAANPDSGHDFGKDVIPSMLDASDELFAYRFKGYWRDVGTVSSLWEAHMDLLQTEDAFKLDNSRWPMYSRAQRTKLAAIRPRVQAASADCLIHESCQLEGSPQRSVIFGGVEIGKQSRIKQSVIMPGARIGRGVLIEHAIIGEGAVIKDGVVIKGSADNIVVVGPHEIVAAKPLVRTQPARLLQEVYEKAGRLRAEGMPS encoded by the coding sequence ATGAGTAAAAAAGAATGTATTGCCATGCTTCTGGCAGGCGGAGAAGGCCGCAGACTGGCCCCCTTGACTACCAGCATGGCTAAGCCTGCAGTCCCTTTCGGCGGACAGTACAGAATTATTGATTTTCCCCTCAGCAATTGTGTGAATTCCAAGATTGATACCATCGGAGTACTTACTCAGTACGAAGCAGAGTCTTTGCATCAGCATATCGGTGAAGGCGAGCCCTGGGGGCTGCACAGCCACAGTGACCGGGGTGTGAAGCTGCTCCCTTCAGGAGTTGAAGGCAGAGACAGCTATACAGGCACCGCCGATGCTATTTATAAGAATATAGAATATATTGACAGTCAAAATCCGGAGCATGTTCTTATCCTGTCGGGAGACCATATCTATCACATGGATTACCGCAAAATGCTCGATTATCACATCGCCAAGTCCGCGAAAGCCACCATTTCGGTCATGGAGGTCCCTTGGGAGGAAGCTAGCCGCTTCGGTGTGATGAACGTGGATGAGGATTTCAAAATCTCCGAGTTTGCCGAGAAACCAAAGGCTCCGAAGAGCAACCTGGCCTCCATGGGCATCTATCTGTTCGAGTGGGCATACCTCAAGGCTCATTTGGTGCGCGATGCGGCAAATCCGGACTCCGGTCATGATTTCGGTAAAGATGTGATTCCGTCCATGCTGGATGCAAGCGATGAGCTGTTCGCTTACCGCTTCAAGGGCTATTGGAGAGATGTGGGTACGGTCAGCAGCCTCTGGGAAGCACATATGGATCTTCTGCAGACAGAGGATGCCTTCAAGCTCGACAACTCCCGCTGGCCGATGTACAGCCGTGCACAGCGCACCAAGCTGGCCGCGATCAGACCCCGGGTTCAGGCTGCTTCGGCGGATTGCCTGATACACGAGAGCTGCCAGCTCGAAGGCAGCCCGCAGCGCTCTGTCATCTTCGGCGGTGTGGAGATCGGCAAGCAGAGCAGAATCAAGCAGAGCGTGATTATGCCGGGTGCCCGCATTGGGCGCGGTGTGCTGATTGAACATGCCATTATCGGTGAAGGTGCTGTGATCAAGGATGGTGTTGTAATCAAAGGCAGTGCAGATAACATTGTCGTTGTCGGCCCGCATGAGATTGTCGCAGCCAAACCGCTGGTCCGTACCCAGCCTGCCCGCCTGCTTCAGGAGGTCTATGAGAAGGCCGGCCGTCTGCGTGCGGAAGGAATGCCTTCATAA